The Salvia splendens isolate huo1 chromosome 20, SspV2, whole genome shotgun sequence nucleotide sequence tccattcacattctattacaaaacaaatatataaaaatgggtcACACATTCCAATATCTTTTCTCACCcactttcttttatatttcttaaatcttgtgtcAAACTCAAATggaactcctaatggcggacggagggagtatttcctTATTTGGATGAACCTCAATAATGATCTCatttaaattttactatttttagtaaaatttaGGGTTTAAAAGAATTGTAGTTTCTTAGAATTGTAGTCTTTGTATTTAGGTTAAACAAAGGAGAAGATTTACACGCCtcttttgtcacgaccgcactttgctaATGATAGCAAACTCGGTTTATcacgactaggggaggattaaagaagccgggaagaaaggggaaacttGGCACAACGAAATTATGACAGTATCAACTTGGGATAACTTGGAAAATATATCAGAGTGCATAATATAAAAGAACATAAGCTCGTTATTTACATTGCAGCAAAAGAGTCAAGAGAGAAGGACACCGTGTATGGAGGCACGATGCATCCAAGCATTTATCAAACGGAAACATATTTGCCATCTTTGCTCAACATCACCCTTCGTCTTCATCGCttaacctgcacatttttaaaacatatgcagaaCTGAGTACTTGaaagtactcagtggacacatgcaaaaacatatttttataaacACTGGTTTTGTCAAGCCATCACtgagtgaacacggggttttattgaaaatgcccgagaacactaaaaacattttctttttaaactGTGATCGgccgatctattttcctggaacatatacCATATTTGCACTTCTTTCTAGTGCCGGTAATGTGGCACAATTGTATTGGTTCTACACTGCGAGTTGCATGCTGATATGATCATGTGAGAGTGAGATCGTGATTTGTTCGAACATCAGTAAATTacttactctctccgtcccagaaagtttatcacatttttctatttctgtccgtcccacataatttgtcacatatcactttttaccattttttgttgtGGACCTCACATCCTACTAATTcatctcactcacatttcattataaaactaatacataaaaataggacacatttcactaactttttcaactcactttccattacatttcttaaaacatgtgcccaatcaaagtgtgacaaaatttatgAGACGGGGGGAGTACAATTCAAAACCCCTAGAACATAAATAGAAACTATAACTGACATTTCATAGTATATAATTTTACACGTAGCTTAAAACTAACTCTTATTTAGCAAAATACAGAACTGAACTTCACTATAAAAGTCTTGAACTGACCCAAAGGATATGATCGAGTGACGTAAGACTTGTTCAATCCttaatcaaatggtgagggGGTGACGTAAGACTTGTTCAATCCTTAttaatcaaatggtgagggGTTCAATCTATGCCTTTCAATTTGTCACATCCTCTGGGGTGTCTACACTGGTCtaagaaaaaaaacaagaaaaaaaaaacaaaaacaaagaaaaagtcTTAATTAGAGGGGGCTTGGATTCAATGAGGCAAAACTAGTGAACTCTTGATCATGCTCCAAGACAGCCATTTCTTGCTCCTCCAGTGTCACCCAAGCTTCCATTCCATCACCACTTCTCATGTCAATCAAAACAACAAGATTCATAAAACACGGCCCGCTCGTATCAATGCTGCTAACCCAAACCGGCTTCCCCCACCCAAAATCGACATCGTAGAACCCTAATTTGCACCAGCTCGAAAACCCTAAATGGTGCACATTCTCACTCCCCACATGTTCAATCTCTTTTATGCACCCGAGCATCATTTTCGATCCCTTTTCACCTCCTAACTTCTTCACACACTCTCCATCCACAACGGATATCGATCTCCTCACTTCATCCACCAGCGCAGGAAGCCCCAAATCAACCCCACCTCCACACATTGCACTTGCTATCCACATTAAGTTGCCAAGAGACTCTTGTGAGAAATTTGGGACTGCTCTTTTCCTTAGATTAACCAAATGTGTGAGTAGAGAGGGCTCATTCTTGGCACCACATCTCTCAGCATACGCAGCCATTGCATGTTTCCATATGAAGCCAGAGACGGCCTCCACCCGTGTAGGACTACTGCCACCCACGCCAGTCGCTCTATCCTTGAGCAAGGCCAACGACGCGCTACCAAACACAAATCTACCAGTGACAAACTTCCCCTTCTTGAACAAAGAACCCCACATCACCATCGATGCATCCCTGAGCCACGAGCCATAGACAGGGAAGAGGCGAGAGGCGGAGAAATCAGGAGCGAACGAGGGTTTCTCCTTAGCAGCATTAGCCCAACTCTCGAGGAAGAAACTCAATGCAGCTCCATCAACAACTCTGTGAGATATACACACACCAAGAGCCATCCCACCACACTCGAATTCAGTGGCTTGCACGTTGGTCGTGCTGAGCCCCGTGCTGGCCAGCCCGCACGGGAGGAACTGCGCTATCAGTTTGAGATCAGGGCGCTTGAGAAGATCATTCAAACTGCAGTTTGCTCTTGCTTTGGTGAAGCAAGCACCTTGATCATCGCAGTCGATGGAGAGCTCGTCTGCTTTGATCGTTCCTGCAAGCGGGAAGAAGCGCGTTAATGCTTCCGAGAGCGATCTCTTGAGCAGATCGACTTGAAAAGAGGTGGGGCTGCCGTCGTGATTTGGGAAGAAGATGACAATGGGAGCATAGGCTGCTGGAATGAGCTGATCCAATAGGTTGAGTTTGTAGTGTCTTAGATGGTTTGGAGTTGGAGAAGAAGGCTTGATCATCTCCTTGGATTTAATCTCGACGTTCATGATCATGATTGGCTGATGGAAATATCAATGAGCAAGTGCTCGATTTATATTTAAGAAGAAGATGTGATCAAGGAAAAAGATGCTTCACAACTTGTCTGTTATCATGAAAGAATCACTTGTTGAGTAATATGGAATCGGCCGACTTGATCAGCTTGACTTTTCCTTTGGACTACGgttgatattattattattgatgaTCTTAGTTTCGTGCGATTTAGTGTGGTGGTCCATTTAATCaactttgataaaaaaaatggacaATATCTATCTTAGTCATATTATCGATAGGTCCAAGATTTGTTTGGTATTGAGTGTGTAGCGGAAAAGTCAAGAGGTTCTAGATGAAGCCAAATAATTTACTTTATTTGAGTGGAAATATGCTAACTCAATTTGAGTTTGTTTAGTTTGGTTAAGGCTTATCCTTTTCTAGATTGAATAGTCATTAAGTTTGGTTTTCACACCCTACTTCAAACATAACGGTGAAATATTAAGTTACCAGAAGGAATATTGGtgttaaaaatcataaattcgGGCAATTTTGATATATCAtacgaactttgaaattattCTAAAACCTGATAGATCTACAAggcataatttattttattagacATATACTATTATTCAATATCAAATTCGAGAATTTATTTTCGttcattccataaaaatagtcaaTATCCATTTGTGGAaacctttttctccttttttactTTCATTTATGAACCCCGCCATCAACTACATAATTTCAACCagtttttctcattctctcttattttaccaaccacacattaaaactcgtgtcatcccCAATTAGCATATTtctataggacggagggagtatatatgtTTCGCGACAactgatgcactattttttagcactacaattacttgcaagtatacaaggcagaaatagtataactaaaggtcacatccggatatcgaacacatggaatagaattgcaactgactatcatatactaagcgtcatatactatctagagaaacatagttttggattttaaattatgaaactaaataaataaagtaaaagaaacaaaacaaataaaagacaGGTAATTAGTGGAATTTCAAGTATAATGATTTCACTAACTCTGTAGTTATTCTAATTAGTTCTACGTTCACTCAAGTTTTACCATGCATCGATACTCATGTCACAATTCTTGTATGAATACATAAGATAAACCATCAAAGTTATCACGACAATAATCAAGGTAACAACCAATTAGTCGAACAAAAGCTCAAGAAAAATCAAGTGCGACGAGTTCTgaacattaaacataaaaagaactaCATAAAGGTCAATTACTATCAAACCTCAAAATTCTATTGTTTAGCAATCCATAGACAGATgaactaaaacaataattaaagtacaggacatgaaataaacaaacaaaacccaaGGGTGAATCTTGAAGTCTTCATGCTCGTCTTGCCTTGCTTCAATCTCCAAGAATGGTGGAAgaattaaaatatggagtagAGAGGGAGGAGCCTTGGAGGCTCCCCAAAGGTGGCTATGAATTGTGTGCCAAGAATgatgaatattatgaattaggttatggagtatatataggcttgaaaaggATTTAAACTTGGTAAAACATTTCCTCCAAGTAATAGCAAATATGGAATTTTCGTACCCCTATAGGTTAAGAAAAAGATTTGGCTTCAAGAGGTAATGTCttctttccttccttgaatttccgcctaaattcTGCATTTGACAGCTTTGTGCAATTTTCGTAgaatggtcataactttctccaccaaactccgattgagatgatCAAGGTATCAACGCGAAGCTCTTTTCAAGACGAAGAAAATGACATGTAGAAAGCCTTAATTGAACGTCAGAATAGAAGGAAAAATTTGAACAGAGGCTGTCGTGCTTGACCGGGCCCAGCAGGCCGCTGGACAGCTCTAGAACTCCCTGGATTCGttccagcgaccgctggcatGGGTCCAGCGGGCCGCTGGGTTGCGCTTCTTCTCCAACTTCCAGATTTTGACATTTTTATGCCCTTtttcagctctattttgcatatttctaaaaaatgtcaaaataccaaaatggataaaatatgcaaataatggatatgtaatgcaactttgacattcaaaacggaccaaataatggcttaaaacagtgcaaaatccgagcgtatcaacaaCATAGGATCAAAATATGTCAAAAAATTCTATTTAGATTGGATTGAGAAAACTATAcactttcaaaatttattacttcatccgtcccttataatttgtcaccatttgacccaacacgattttaagaaatgtaatagaaagtagGTTGAAAAAATCAGTGGTATGAGGGtcctaattttatatattagttttataataaaatgtgcgTGAGAATGAGCTAGTGGAGtatagggtccactaccaaatatgataaaagtgaaaggtgtCAAATTATTAAGGACAGACGAAAAGGAAATAAGCGAAAAATTTTCtgggacaaagagagtatttTTCAAACAACATTCAAAGTTATTAGAAGACGCAATAATTTGTCCAGAGTTCATGATTTTAAGACTAATATGGAATAGGTAAAGTCATCAAGAACGGCCATAATTTTTCCAAAGTTATTTTTCCGTATTGGAATTACAATCTCAAAGGTAACATAACTTATTCCGCACACTACATATGGTATAAATGTTTCAAATCACACTAGGATTAAAACGAGCATA carries:
- the LOC121782022 gene encoding stemmadenine O-acetyltransferase-like, which produces MIMNVEIKSKEMIKPSSPTPNHLRHYKLNLLDQLIPAAYAPIVIFFPNHDGSPTSFQVDLLKRSLSEALTRFFPLAGTIKADELSIDCDDQGACFTKARANCSLNDLLKRPDLKLIAQFLPCGLASTGLSTTNVQATEFECGGMALGVCISHRVVDGAALSFFLESWANAAKEKPSFAPDFSASRLFPVYGSWLRDASMVMWGSLFKKGKFVTGRFVFGSASLALLKDRATGVGGSSPTRVEAVSGFIWKHAMAAYAERCGAKNEPSLLTHLVNLRKRAVPNFSQESLGNLMWIASAMCGGGVDLGLPALVDEVRRSISVVDGECVKKLGGEKGSKMMLGCIKEIEHVGSENVHHLGFSSWCKLGFYDVDFGWGKPVWVSSIDTSGPCFMNLVVLIDMRSGDGMEAWVTLEEQEMAVLEHDQEFTSFASLNPSPL